Proteins encoded together in one Synechococcus sp. A15-62 window:
- the zwf gene encoding glucose-6-phosphate dehydrogenase, which yields MVATMTNPLRVGLRQERVIAPQCLVIFGASGDLTHRKLVPALFELFKQRRLPSEFALLGCARRPWSDEEFRGKMAEALASTIEDDPQAWEQFVGKLFYEPVDLQQPQDVVRLGTRLEQIDQQCATRGNRTFYLSVSPKFYGSGCRSLADAGLLKDPKRSRVVIEKPFGRDYGSAQALNRVVQACGQENQIFRIDHYLGKETVQNIMVLRFANTIFEPIWNRNYISSVQITAAETVGVEERAGYYESAGALRDMVQNHLTQMLAITAMEPPGRFDPEAIRNEKAKVLQAARLADELEPWNCCIRGQYGPGGSAESPLAGYRHEPGVDPNSTTETYVAMKLFIDNWRWQGVPFYVRTGKRLAKRTSEVVLTFREAPVHLFDAATGGPTANQLILRIQPDEGAEFRFEVKSPGSGMRSRPIDMEFSYDESFGEPSDEGYVRLLADAMLSDPTLFTRSDEVEAAWRLYTPLLELIEDSPWQLPVHPYESRTWGPAAADALLAKDGLLWRRP from the coding sequence CGGCGCCAGCGGTGATCTGACCCACCGCAAGCTGGTGCCAGCCCTGTTTGAACTGTTCAAGCAACGGCGTCTGCCCAGTGAGTTCGCCCTGCTGGGCTGTGCCCGACGGCCGTGGAGTGACGAGGAGTTCCGCGGAAAGATGGCGGAGGCACTCGCCAGCACGATCGAGGACGATCCCCAGGCCTGGGAGCAGTTCGTCGGCAAACTGTTCTACGAACCCGTTGACCTTCAACAACCACAGGATGTGGTGCGGCTGGGCACACGGCTGGAGCAGATCGATCAACAGTGCGCCACCCGCGGCAACCGCACCTTCTATCTCTCCGTTTCCCCGAAGTTCTATGGCAGTGGTTGCCGTTCACTGGCCGACGCTGGCCTGTTGAAGGACCCCAAACGCAGCCGCGTGGTGATCGAAAAACCCTTCGGACGCGACTACGGCAGTGCCCAGGCCCTCAATCGTGTGGTGCAGGCCTGCGGTCAGGAGAACCAGATCTTTCGCATCGACCATTACCTGGGCAAGGAAACCGTCCAGAACATCATGGTTCTGCGCTTTGCCAACACGATCTTCGAGCCGATCTGGAACCGCAATTACATCTCCAGTGTTCAGATCACCGCCGCTGAAACGGTTGGCGTGGAAGAACGGGCCGGGTACTACGAATCGGCCGGTGCCCTGCGGGACATGGTGCAGAACCACCTGACCCAGATGCTGGCGATCACCGCCATGGAACCGCCAGGGCGCTTTGACCCAGAAGCCATCCGCAACGAAAAAGCCAAGGTGCTGCAGGCCGCCCGCCTGGCCGATGAACTCGAACCCTGGAACTGCTGCATCCGCGGCCAGTACGGACCCGGGGGTTCAGCCGAATCGCCCCTGGCCGGATACCGCCATGAACCCGGTGTGGATCCCAACAGCACCACCGAGACCTACGTGGCGATGAAGCTGTTCATCGACAACTGGCGCTGGCAGGGGGTTCCGTTCTATGTGCGCACCGGCAAACGGCTGGCCAAACGCACGAGCGAGGTGGTGCTCACCTTCCGTGAAGCACCGGTGCATCTGTTTGATGCAGCAACCGGGGGACCCACCGCCAATCAACTGATCCTGCGCATCCAGCCCGATGAAGGGGCTGAATTCCGCTTCGAGGTGAAGTCACCCGGATCTGGCATGCGCAGCCGCCCCATCGACATGGAGTTCTCCTACGACGAATCTTTCGGAGAGCCCTCCGATGAGGGCTATGTGCGGCTCCTGGCTGACGCCATGCTCAGCGACCCCACCCTGTTCACCCGCAGCGATGAGGTGGAAGCGGCGTGGCGGCTCTACACCCCGCTGCTGGAACTGATCGAAGACAGCCCCTGGCAGCTACCCGTTCATCCCTACGAATCCCGCACCTGGGGACCGGCCGCAGCGGACGCCCTGCTGGCGAAAGACGGACTGCTCTGGCGACGCCCCTGA